From Stenotrophomonas maltophilia, a single genomic window includes:
- a CDS encoding site-specific integrase, translating into MKVKRIDCTAIAVRGGHRIGRCGPRGPMADLRAGHGIRYWCREPIRRGGALGARIVAGEATPSRRHCRAGGCCRFGLATASSLQLRQLLASARRSAHKHGERPQKKAAITRIELQALLVTGGNDLAGLRDRALLCFAFASGGRRRSEVAAATLAHLRPLPGGGFVYRLDQGKTLQDGPKVGGSPDKPLLGAAATALQVWLDAAQLTEGALFRRVWGNRVGPALSDRAIALIIQRRAKQAGLDGDFGGHSLRSGFITEGARRGVALPALMAMTDHRSIASVTGYYQSGGAQCNPAAHLLEDA; encoded by the coding sequence GTGAAAGTCAAGCGCATCGACTGCACCGCGATTGCAGTGCGCGGTGGCCATCGGATCGGCAGGTGCGGGCCGCGCGGGCCGATGGCAGATCTGCGCGCGGGTCATGGCATTCGCTACTGGTGCCGGGAGCCGATCCGGCGCGGTGGCGCGCTAGGCGCGCGCATCGTCGCGGGGGAAGCCACCCCCAGTAGGCGGCATTGCCGCGCCGGTGGGTGTTGCCGGTTCGGGTTGGCCACCGCGTCATCGCTACAGTTGCGCCAGCTGTTGGCCAGCGCCCGCCGCAGCGCGCATAAGCATGGCGAACGCCCGCAGAAGAAGGCGGCCATTACCCGGATCGAGCTGCAGGCGCTGCTGGTCACCGGCGGAAACGACCTAGCCGGCCTGCGCGATCGCGCCCTGCTCTGCTTTGCCTTTGCCAGCGGCGGCCGCCGTCGCAGCGAAGTCGCCGCGGCCACGTTGGCGCATCTGCGCCCCCTGCCCGGGGGGGGCTTCGTCTATCGACTGGACCAGGGCAAGACGCTGCAGGACGGCCCCAAGGTTGGCGGCAGCCCTGATAAGCCGCTCCTGGGCGCGGCCGCGACCGCGTTGCAGGTGTGGCTGGACGCCGCGCAGCTCACCGAAGGGGCGCTGTTTCGCCGAGTGTGGGGTAACCGGGTCGGCCCAGCACTGAGCGACCGTGCCATCGCCCTGATCATCCAGCGGCGCGCTAAGCAAGCCGGCCTAGATGGAGACTTCGGCGGACACAGCCTGCGCTCGGGTTTTATTACCGAAGGGGCGCGGCGAGGCGTGGCGTTGCCGGCCCTGATGGCGATGACCGACCACCGCTCTATCGCGAGCGTGACCGGCTACTACCAGTCGGGTGGAGCGCAATGCAATCCAGCGGCACACCTGTTGGAGGACGCTTAA
- a CDS encoding WYL domain-containing protein, translating into MSHPKIEVPMSSETHSLRWGQARRIAFIDLRLQYDGRLNRRDLIDFFGISVPQASSDLAEYVKIAPGNMEYDPSARAYRAQPGFLPVSGRATSSQYLFELYGLERGLVTRDESFIGYVPLTGIVGTPARPIAATEIATWVRAIRDGGRVEGRYQSMDEDTPINLSISPHALGYDGLRWHVRAYCHTRLMFRDFAIGRFDIHTIHAASHAIDPSNDIGWFTEVGVQLVPHPALTPSQRAAVARDYAMQDDALILPCRKAMLFYTLRHLNLDSLEIQPDAARQHVIVGNPDEVAQWMREDRQGLAVGG; encoded by the coding sequence GTGAGTCATCCCAAGATCGAGGTGCCCATGTCTTCAGAAACCCATTCGCTGCGTTGGGGGCAGGCGCGGCGTATAGCCTTCATCGATCTACGATTGCAATACGACGGCCGCTTGAACCGGCGCGATCTTATTGATTTCTTTGGAATATCGGTCCCCCAGGCGTCTTCGGACCTGGCCGAGTACGTCAAGATCGCCCCAGGCAACATGGAGTACGACCCGAGTGCACGGGCCTACCGGGCGCAGCCGGGTTTTCTGCCGGTCAGCGGCCGCGCAACGTCCAGCCAGTACCTATTCGAGTTGTATGGCCTGGAGCGCGGCCTGGTAACCCGCGATGAAAGCTTCATCGGTTATGTGCCGTTGACCGGCATTGTCGGCACCCCTGCACGCCCGATTGCGGCAACGGAGATCGCCACGTGGGTGCGCGCCATCCGCGACGGTGGCAGGGTGGAGGGCCGGTATCAGTCTATGGACGAGGACACCCCCATCAACCTGAGCATCTCCCCGCATGCGCTTGGCTACGATGGCCTCAGATGGCACGTCCGGGCTTACTGCCACACCCGCTTAATGTTCCGGGACTTCGCCATCGGTCGCTTTGATATCCACACGATCCATGCCGCCTCCCACGCGATCGACCCAAGCAACGACATTGGCTGGTTCACGGAGGTCGGGGTTCAGCTAGTCCCGCACCCCGCGCTGACGCCCAGCCAGCGGGCGGCGGTGGCACGGGACTATGCGATGCAGGATGACGCGCTGATTCTTCCCTGCCGAAAAGCGATGCTGTTCTATACGCTGCGCCATCTGAATCTCGATTCGCTCGAGATTCAACCTGATGCGGCTCGGCAGCATGTCATCGTTGGGAACCCCGACGAAGTCGCCCAATGGATGCGCGAAGATCGTCAAGGCCTGGCTGTGGGTGGCTGA
- a CDS encoding YegP family protein: MRIEIYQDRAGEWRWTFYASNGRKIADSGEGYASEYNAVRAARRLKELAPSAPIKRPDGTVLNESARSGLGPDPF; the protein is encoded by the coding sequence ATGCGTATTGAGATTTACCAGGATCGCGCCGGCGAATGGCGGTGGACGTTCTATGCCAGCAACGGCCGCAAGATTGCGGACTCCGGCGAAGGGTATGCGAGCGAGTACAACGCGGTGCGCGCTGCGCGGCGGCTGAAAGAGCTTGCCCCGAGCGCCCCGATCAAGCGGCCCGACGGCACCGTGTTGAACGAAAGTGCGCGCTCGGGCTTGGGGCCGGATCCGTTCTAG